Proteins from a single region of Bacillota bacterium:
- a CDS encoding histidine phosphatase family protein, producing the protein MVDFKANLSGDDRVLEVVLLRHGETAGNLAGRYVGRTDEPLHEEARRCLREAGKFTGASNILVSPLQRAGETARLLFPGVELEVCQDLREMDFGDFEGRTAEELDDDPAYEEWVEGGCTGPCPGGEGLEQFSERTCAAFDLAVRQSVSRKEGHMIVVTHGGSIMAIMNRYARPRRPCFSWYVKNCCGYRIRLDGRRWATDPSFLEYARWELFNR; encoded by the coding sequence ATGGTTGATTTCAAAGCAAATCTCTCCGGAGACGATCGGGTTTTGGAAGTGGTACTTCTGCGGCATGGGGAGACGGCGGGTAATCTTGCCGGCCGTTATGTTGGACGTACCGATGAACCTCTCCATGAGGAGGCCCGCCGCTGTCTGCGCGAAGCGGGTAAATTCACAGGGGCATCCAATATACTGGTCAGTCCTCTACAGCGAGCCGGGGAGACGGCCCGCCTTCTCTTTCCGGGAGTTGAACTGGAAGTTTGTCAGGACCTGCGGGAGATGGATTTTGGGGATTTTGAAGGCAGAACGGCAGAAGAACTGGACGATGATCCCGCCTATGAAGAATGGGTGGAAGGAGGTTGCACCGGGCCATGCCCCGGCGGTGAAGGCCTCGAACAGTTTTCGGAACGCACCTGTGCTGCTTTCGATCTGGCGGTACGGCAGAGTGTCTCTCGCAAGGAGGGGCACATGATCGTGGTTACCCACGGCGGGAGCATCATGGCCATCATGAACCGTTATGCCCGTCCGCGGCGCCCGTGCTTCTCCTGGTATGTGAAAAATTGCTGCGGTTACCGTATCCGGCTGGATGGAAGAAGATGGGCCACGGATCCTTCATTTCTGGAATACGCCAGATGGGAGTTGTTTAACCGGTGA
- a CDS encoding cobalamin-binding protein, which produces MNKYCLKMCLLLLCAFLLMAVIPAGCAQEGSDDESPGGEVTLVDLMKREVTIAGTVEKIISLVPSNTEVLFALGLEDKVIGVTDYCNYPPEASSKESVGGFADPSIEVILTLEPDLVLAGSLHQETVARLEERDIPVLVLEPQSMEQVYETIHTVGTAAGAENRAKKVVSEIRKQIDGVEKKLAALAEDEKIPVYYELYFDPLMSIGNHSFIHEVMTAAGGKNIFADINDNYPTVSPEAVAARNPRVILYPDDHGTAEMVSEQFYARPGWVEISALKEKRIFGVDSDLFNRPGPRMGQAVQEAAALFYPELFDSR; this is translated from the coding sequence GTGAACAAGTATTGCCTGAAGATGTGTTTGCTGTTGCTGTGTGCATTCCTGTTGATGGCCGTCATTCCGGCTGGCTGTGCACAGGAAGGGTCCGATGATGAGTCCCCTGGTGGTGAGGTCACCCTGGTAGATCTGATGAAACGAGAAGTAACCATTGCCGGTACAGTGGAAAAGATTATTTCCCTCGTGCCCAGCAATACCGAAGTACTGTTTGCTCTGGGATTGGAAGATAAAGTGATCGGGGTTACAGATTACTGCAATTATCCCCCCGAAGCTTCCAGTAAAGAATCGGTGGGCGGCTTTGCCGATCCCAGCATAGAAGTGATCCTCACCCTGGAACCGGATCTGGTCCTGGCCGGCAGTCTGCATCAGGAAACGGTGGCCCGGCTGGAAGAAAGAGATATCCCCGTTCTTGTTCTGGAACCGCAATCCATGGAACAGGTATACGAGACCATTCACACCGTGGGTACCGCTGCCGGGGCGGAGAACAGGGCTAAAAAAGTTGTTTCAGAAATCAGGAAACAGATCGACGGCGTGGAGAAAAAACTTGCAGCCCTGGCCGAGGATGAAAAAATCCCTGTTTATTATGAGCTCTACTTCGATCCTCTGATGAGCATCGGCAACCATTCCTTTATTCACGAAGTGATGACCGCAGCTGGAGGTAAAAACATCTTTGCCGATATCAACGACAATTATCCTACCGTGAGCCCGGAGGCGGTGGCCGCAAGAAATCCCCGGGTGATTCTCTACCCCGATGATCACGGCACGGCAGAAATGGTGAGCGAACAATTTTACGCCCGCCCGGGCTGGGTGGAAATAAGCGCGCTGAAAGAAAAACGGATCTTCGGCGTGGACTCCGATCTTTTCAACCGTCCCGGGCCGCGGATGGGTCAGGCCGTTCAGGAAGCGGCAGCCCTCTTCTATCCGGAACTGTTTGACAGCCGGTAA
- the cobD gene encoding cobalamin biosynthesis protein CobD — translation MSLCALLIGFALDLLFGDPPRCPHIVVGMGKMISLVEQGLRGIFPPTARGELHGGTIMAVLLPLFWGGLAWALLFCCELVHPLARLPLESFVCWQCLSLRSLREAALKVSAALKRDDLPEARLALSRIVGRDTSMLDETGVVRAAVESVAENTGDGVIAPLLFLLVGGAPFGVFYKAINTMDSMVGYRNSRYLHFGRAAAILDDMVNFIPSRMAGLLAVPVASLFKLNGRNAWRVFCRDRFNHSSPNSGQTEAAFAGALRIQLGGDAVYFGETVSGPTLGDDDRLPEADDIELANRLLHGVSFVCLLLGLVIKGVIVCR, via the coding sequence ATATCCCTCTGCGCCTTGCTGATCGGTTTTGCCCTTGATCTTCTCTTCGGTGACCCGCCACGGTGTCCGCATATCGTCGTGGGGATGGGGAAGATGATCTCTTTGGTGGAACAGGGTCTGCGCGGGATCTTTCCCCCAACGGCAAGAGGGGAACTCCATGGTGGTACGATTATGGCCGTTCTGCTACCCCTGTTCTGGGGTGGTCTGGCCTGGGCTTTACTGTTCTGTTGTGAGCTGGTCCATCCCCTGGCGCGCCTGCCGCTGGAAAGTTTTGTTTGCTGGCAATGCCTCTCCTTGCGTTCCTTGAGAGAAGCTGCCCTGAAAGTATCTGCCGCCCTGAAACGGGATGATCTTCCGGAGGCGCGCCTGGCTTTGAGTCGGATCGTGGGCCGTGACACTTCCATGCTGGATGAAACCGGTGTGGTCCGCGCTGCGGTGGAGAGCGTGGCCGAAAATACCGGCGATGGGGTAATTGCGCCGCTCCTCTTCCTTCTTGTCGGCGGGGCGCCTTTCGGTGTTTTTTACAAGGCAATCAACACCATGGACAGCATGGTCGGTTACAGGAACAGTCGTTATCTTCATTTTGGACGGGCTGCCGCCATCCTGGACGATATGGTCAACTTTATCCCATCGCGCATGGCGGGGCTGCTGGCTGTCCCGGTAGCTTCTTTGTTCAAGCTGAATGGCCGGAATGCCTGGCGTGTATTTTGCCGGGACCGCTTCAACCATAGCAGCCCCAATTCGGGGCAGACGGAAGCCGCTTTTGCGGGGGCATTGCGAATACAGCTCGGTGGTGATGCCGTTTACTTCGGAGAAACAGTTTCCGGCCCCACGTTGGGAGATGATGACCGTTTACCCGAAGCGGATGATATCGAGCTGGCCAACCGGTTGCTTCACGGGGTGTCTTTCGTCTGCCTGCTGCTGGGGCTGGTTATCAAGGGGGTGATTGTATGCCGTTGA
- a CDS encoding aminotransferase class I/II-fold pyridoxal phosphate-dependent enzyme, whose translation MPLIHGGDVEGYRQEYGRLPLDFSANTNPLGVPAGVEKAIGEAAATADGYPDPLCRKLGAAIARSAGTLPQRVLCGNGAADLIHRLALARKPERALLPVPSFAEYELALRAVRCEVVAYPLGEEDGFSLTEDILSAIPGPGIEILFLCNPHNPTGLTIDHSLLQRILERCESNGILLVVDECFNGFLDEPEKNTLRRFLSEYEHLLVIDAFTKLYGMAGVRLGYCLSGNETLLDGMRRAGQPWAVSSLAQAAGIAALQEHDYLRKSRALIRKERKFLIDRLQELEIKTFAGEANFIFFHTRIPDLAGRMREAGILIRDCSNYTGLGEGYYRIAVSTHEWNLRLIETISTLAGKK comes from the coding sequence ATGCCGTTGATCCATGGTGGGGATGTGGAGGGGTACCGGCAGGAATACGGTCGGTTACCGTTGGATTTCTCGGCAAATACCAACCCGCTGGGGGTGCCTGCAGGAGTGGAGAAAGCCATCGGCGAGGCGGCTGCAACCGCGGATGGATACCCGGACCCGCTTTGCCGGAAATTGGGCGCCGCCATCGCCCGCAGCGCGGGTACATTGCCGCAGCGGGTGTTGTGCGGTAACGGAGCCGCGGATCTGATTCACCGGCTGGCCCTGGCCCGGAAACCCGAACGAGCCCTTCTACCCGTACCTTCATTCGCGGAATACGAGCTGGCCCTGCGGGCGGTCCGATGTGAGGTTGTTGCTTACCCTCTCGGGGAGGAGGACGGTTTCTCCCTGACGGAAGATATCCTTTCAGCCATTCCCGGGCCGGGTATCGAGATTCTGTTTCTCTGCAACCCCCACAATCCGACCGGGCTAACCATCGACCACTCCCTGTTGCAGCGCATCCTGGAAAGATGTGAAAGCAACGGGATCCTGCTGGTAGTCGATGAATGCTTCAACGGGTTCCTGGATGAACCGGAAAAGAACACCCTCAGGCGCTTTCTGTCCGAATACGAGCATCTTCTGGTCATCGATGCTTTCACCAAACTCTACGGAATGGCCGGGGTACGCCTGGGCTACTGTCTCTCCGGCAACGAAACGCTCCTTGATGGGATGCGCCGTGCCGGACAGCCCTGGGCGGTTTCTTCACTGGCCCAGGCAGCCGGTATTGCTGCCTTGCAGGAACATGATTATTTACGGAAATCGCGAGCCCTTATCCGGAAAGAAAGAAAATTTCTGATCGACCGACTGCAGGAATTGGAGATAAAAACGTTTGCGGGTGAGGCCAACTTTATTTTTTTCCATACGCGGATTCCCGATCTGGCCGGAAGGATGCGCGAGGCGGGGATTCTGATACGGGATTGCTCCAATTATACCGGGCTTGGTGAGGGCTACTATCGTATCGCTGTCAGTACACACGAGTGGAATCTGCGGCTGATCGAAACGATTTCAACGCTGGCCGGGAAAAAATGA
- a CDS encoding adenosylcobinamide-GDP ribazoletransferase, producing MRLLRSIALSFSMFSSLPMPGIDWTRENMRYAICALPLVGGFIGLCLWLWAWLTEILGCASFLQAAGFTLLPIVITGGIHLDGFGDTIDALGSRAGPARKREILKDPRAGTFAVIGIASYLLLYFALCTELQPGTNTLLLLGLMHVLSRIWCALAVVCFPTGVGEGLLKTLKDPLDRKWSTIVLSGLFLLCLAAMVFVDRAAGAAMQVVALGCALFMLVMSRRQFGGMSGDLAGYLLQLSELSMLAALILIGKVV from the coding sequence ATGAGACTGCTACGTTCCATCGCGCTGAGTTTCTCCATGTTCTCATCTCTTCCGATGCCCGGAATAGATTGGACCAGGGAAAATATGCGCTATGCAATTTGCGCGCTTCCACTGGTGGGGGGCTTTATCGGGCTCTGTTTATGGCTCTGGGCATGGCTGACCGAGATACTTGGCTGCGCTTCTTTTCTTCAAGCGGCCGGGTTTACCCTGTTGCCGATTGTGATTACCGGCGGCATCCACCTGGATGGATTTGGTGACACGATTGATGCCCTGGGCAGCCGTGCCGGACCGGCGCGCAAGCGGGAAATATTGAAAGACCCGCGTGCCGGTACCTTTGCCGTGATCGGCATAGCATCATACCTGTTGTTGTATTTTGCTCTATGCACGGAGTTGCAGCCCGGTACGAACACACTTTTGCTTCTGGGGCTGATGCATGTCCTGAGCCGGATCTGGTGTGCTCTGGCTGTGGTTTGTTTTCCGACAGGTGTTGGGGAAGGGCTGCTGAAAACATTGAAGGATCCGTTGGACAGAAAATGGTCCACGATAGTTCTTTCCGGGTTATTTCTCCTCTGCCTTGCAGCGATGGTGTTTGTTGATCGGGCAGCCGGTGCGGCCATGCAGGTTGTGGCGCTCGGTTGTGCGCTGTTCATGTTGGTGATGTCGCGGCGGCAGTTTGGCGGTATGAGCGGGGATCTGGCAGGATACCTTCTGCAACTGAGTGAACTGTCCATGCTGGCGGCACTGATATTGATCGGGAAGGTGGTCTGA
- a CDS encoding cobyric acid synthase — protein sequence MAMPIMIQGTMSSAGKSFVCTGLCRIFKQDGFRVAPFKSQNMGSESFITDEGLKMGRAQAMQALAAGIKPSVSMNPILLEPVNDTDSRVVVRGRSKGMMGAADYFGYRRQLRSVVMESYQGLASQYEVIVIEGAGSPAEINLQDDDIVNMGMAEMADAPVLLVGDIDRGGVFAAIYGTMSLLEESQRRRIKGIIINKFRGDVEILRPGLTMLEDMTGLPVLGVVPYLHGGHDDDDGESFLPGGRKQCRQKGESLIPERPGDFPYDVLASALRENLAMDRIYRIVGCGK from the coding sequence ATGGCCATGCCGATCATGATTCAGGGGACGATGTCCAGCGCCGGGAAAAGTTTCGTCTGTACCGGGCTATGCCGGATATTCAAGCAAGACGGATTCCGGGTGGCTCCGTTCAAAAGCCAGAACATGGGGTCGGAGAGTTTCATCACGGACGAGGGGTTGAAGATGGGGCGGGCCCAGGCCATGCAGGCCCTGGCTGCCGGCATCAAGCCTTCCGTATCGATGAATCCGATCCTGCTTGAACCCGTGAACGATACAGACAGCCGGGTAGTCGTGCGGGGCAGGTCGAAGGGAATGATGGGTGCCGCCGACTACTTCGGCTACAGGCGGCAGCTTCGTTCCGTGGTGATGGAATCATATCAAGGCCTGGCGTCGCAATACGAGGTCATCGTGATCGAGGGGGCCGGTAGCCCTGCAGAGATCAATCTCCAGGATGATGATATTGTCAATATGGGGATGGCCGAGATGGCCGACGCGCCGGTGTTGCTGGTGGGCGATATCGATCGGGGCGGCGTTTTTGCCGCCATCTACGGTACCATGTCCCTGCTTGAAGAGAGCCAGCGCCGACGGATCAAGGGGATCATCATCAACAAATTCCGTGGAGATGTCGAGATACTCCGTCCCGGCCTGACCATGCTCGAGGATATGACCGGCCTGCCGGTACTCGGTGTGGTTCCGTACCTGCATGGGGGGCATGATGACGATGATGGAGAAAGCTTTCTGCCCGGGGGACGGAAACAGTGCCGGCAGAAAGGAGAGTCGCTGATACCGGAGCGGCCTGGCGATTTCCCGTACGATGTCCTGGCTTCCGCCTTGAGGGAGAACCTGGCGATGGACAGGATATACAGAATCGTTGGCTGCGGGAAATAG